A window of Hippoglossus stenolepis isolate QCI-W04-F060 chromosome 16, HSTE1.2, whole genome shotgun sequence contains these coding sequences:
- the LOC118123465 gene encoding growth hormone secretagogue receptor type 1-like, which yields MSGSILLVCLTVIVVPLIIFGLLGNTLTLLVVWLRPNMRSSAHLYLSSMAVSDLLNLLLLALDLLQSWTDWKLGVFACKLTMFLSEGCTLCTILHITFLSLERYLVVCWPITAMTLVTRRRTWALIGCLWLGAAVSAAPFLVMMEVEKVDHMGKEVNDTKCSISKSSFSSGLVLAMIILYNLYVLVPLCILGLVYILIGRTLRLRPQSSRKDKSHRHTVKMLGVIFLAFVLCWLPYIVGLTMSYVSQSTPPESTGNMASVTEPVSLSDWDLKTRAHTDTDDALCENTNNEIDTHSDADAHLVDSQPETLTDPGAGSDDTSAHHVVSHDVRAGESTHNLGPRTETDTHSEIHNTTHNKQNTTLCIKSQKDTLSLTTPTAGTNTYVVTPTNSTHNNTLTDPQLVFILVASVLSRLSAAINPLVYNLMSARYRHAVRSLVHTHCLTPSH from the exons atgtCTGGATCGATCTTGTTAG TGTGTTTGACTGTGATTGTGGTTCCACTGATAATCTTCGGCCTTCTTGGAAACACACTGACCCTTCTGGTGGTTTGGCTTCGCCCAAACATGAGAAGCTCCGCCCACCTCTACCTGAGCAGCATGGCTGTTAGTGACCTgctgaatctcctgctgctggctCTGGATCTATTGCAG AGCTGGACAGACTGGAAGTTAGGAGTCTTCGCCTGTAAGCTGACCATGTTCCTCTCAGAGGGCTGCACCTTGTGCACCATCCTCCACATCACCTTTCTCTCCCTGGAGAGGTACCTGGTTGTCTGCTGGCCAATCACCGCTATGACGCTGGTGACACGTCGCAGAACctgggctctgattggctgcctctGGCTGGGAGCGGCTGTCAGTGCAGCACCATTTTTGGTCATGATGGAAGTGGAGAAAGTGGATCATATGGGAAAAGAGGTTAATGACACAAAGTGCAGCATTTCAAAATCCTCATTCTCCTCTGGCCTCGTGTTGGCCATGATAATTCTCTACAACCTGTATGTCCTGGTTCCCCTGTGCATCCTGGGACTGGTCTACATCCTGATTGGACGGACTCTGAGGCTCCGTCCACAAAGCAGCCGTAAAGACAAGAGTCACCGACACACAGTCAAGATGCTGG GAGTGATCTTCTTGGCCTTCGTCCTGTGCTGGCTGCCCTACATCGTCGGTCTGACCATGAGCTATGTTTCTCAGAGCACTCCTCCTGAAAGCACAGGCAACATGGCCTCTGTTACCGAACCTGTTAGCCTCTCAGACTGGGACCTGAAGACAcgagctcacacagacacagatgatgcactctgtgaaaacacaaacaacgagatcgacacacacagtgatgcagaCGCACACTTGGTGGACTCACAACCTGAAACGCTCACTGACCCGGGCGCAGGTTCTGATGATACAAGCGCACATCATGTTGTATCACACGACGTCAGAGCTGGAGAGAGCACACACAACCTGGGTCCTCGcactgaaacagacacacactcggaGATACACAATACTACACATAACAAGCAAAACACAACCCTTTGCATAAAGTCACAGAAGGACACACTCAGTCTCACAACACCGACAGCAGGCACAAACACATATGTTGTGACGCCCACTAACagtacacacaataacacactgaCTGACCCCCAGTTGGTTTTTATCCTGGTCGCCTCGGTCCTCTCCCGCCTCAGTGCTGCCATCAACCCTCTGGTGTACAACCTGATGTCCGCCAGGTACAGACACGCTGTGCGTAGCCTCGTGCACACGCACTGTCTCACACCGTCTCACTGA
- the LOC118123320 gene encoding motilin receptor-like: MDLMEEGNVSCGVKNCSTPGFQGNCSNQDCQEEETMSGSILLVCLTVIVVPLIIFGLLGNTLTLLVVWLRPNMRSSAYLYLSSMAVSDLLNLLLLALGLFELWTQKLGVFGFKLTMFLSEGCTFCTILHITFLSLERYLVVCWPITSKTLVTCRRTRALIGCLWVGAAVSAATFLVMMNSFSSGLWLARLIITNLYVLVPMCILGLVYILIGRTLRLRPQRSRKDKSHRHAVKMLGEKHNPTHTPLGSEFSFY, from the exons ATGGATCTAATGGAGGAGGGAAACGTGAGCTGTGGAGTTAAAAACTGTAGCACGCCAGGCTTCCAGGGAAACTGCTCCAACCAAGActgtcaggaggaggaaacaatgtCTGGATCGATCTTGTTAG TGTGTTTGACTGTGATTGTGGTTCCACTGATAATCTTCGGCCTTCTTGGAAACACACTGACCCTTCTGGTGGTTTGGCTTCGCCCAAACATGAGAAGCTCCGCCTACCTCTACCTGAGCAGCATGGCTGTTAGTGACCTgctgaatctcctgctgctggctCTGGGTCTATTTGAG CTCTGGACACAGAAGTTAGGAGTCTTCGGCTTTAAGCTGACCATGTTCCTCTCAGAGGGCTGCACCTTCTGCACCATCCTCCACATCACCTTTCTCTCCCTGGAGAGGTACCTGGTTGTCTGCTGGCCAATCACCTCCAAGACGCTGGTGACATGTCGCAGAACCAGGGCTCTGATTGGTTGCCTCTGGGTGGGAGCGGCTGTCAGTGCAGCAACATTTTTGGTCATGATGAACTCATTCTCCTCAGGCCTCTGGTTGGCCAGGTTGATTATCACCAACCTGTATGTCCTGGTACCCATGTGCATCCTGGGACTGGTCTACATCCTGATTGGACGGACTCTGAGGCTCCGTCCACAAAGAAGCCGTAAAGACAAGAGTCACCGACACGCAGTCAAGATGCTGGGTGAGAAAcacaatccaacacacacacccttaggTTCTGAATTTAGCTTTTACTAA